A region from the Musa acuminata AAA Group cultivar baxijiao chromosome BXJ1-10, Cavendish_Baxijiao_AAA, whole genome shotgun sequence genome encodes:
- the LOC135594786 gene encoding uncharacterized protein LOC135594786 yields the protein MQTSLPPVCRAAAARAPVDWDASGELCMVGHGIFYKPLGDRLHLSAVLKLNYPKTSNISTSLVSGTVESLGPHHIDPISLVAYAQKEYVFTMIPQANHSCSSLPFQEESLSFGPTSVCSHLLRYMTGRTFQLDYGSGCTGSNCGTLSSSFGFSARFLSFDMIQCSENGRLHLYIEFSNSSYLSYDVPMVPKKSMMGEGYWDHVKNRLCLIACHILEGSSQASPSVGDCSIGLSLWFPTVLTLRRKDVVGHMWSNKKKRDPGYFSMVSFHRSGGRMVTIPGLRYNYTLIDSVSGPCKVRSGSTQSSEERYPDGRCSRDMRFSIAVEDAGGRSGWGEANVFSMGDEFCDDYDFVTTSETASFVPAADWVAKNQSVWNVSYAISYYMYSASAEGGEQFGIAAEGIYDAGSGTLCMKGCRSPSLPTKNQTAIDCEILINIQFPPLHSKMGDRISGTINTTRSKQDPLHFDPIKLYSQQIYAAEVTEAIWRMDVEIVMVMISLTLSCICIGLQTFHAKKHRDALPSMSITMLGVLILGYVIPLVLNFEALFANRSRSGFLSLRSGGWLDVHEVIVRILSGLALFLSFHLLQMAWSARSSDENKGHRVAEWTTLKLCLPLYFAGALLTWLISSRHHLQRSEFSRQRYGSRWEDLVPYAGLVLDGFLLPQIVLNVCRNSKDKILTPFFYVGITITRALPHLYDAYRSRSYNRRIDSSYIYASPDGDFYSLVWDVIVPCEGLLFAAAIYLQQRVGGYCLLPQRFRKRVEYEAVSVVAL from the coding sequence ATGCAGACGAGTCTGCCTCCGGTTTGTCGAGCTGCAGCGGCGAGGGCTCCCGTGGATTGGGACGCCTCCGGTGAGCTTTGTATGGTTGGTCACGGGATCTTCTACAAGCCCTTAGGTGATCGACTTCATCTTTCTGCTGTTTTGAAGCTCAACTACCCCAAGACTTCCAACATCTCTACCAGTCTGGTGAGCGGGACTGTCGAGAGCTTGGGGCCCCACCACATCGATCCCATCTCGCTTGTAGCCTATGCTCAAAAGGAGTATGTTTTCACGATGATCCCCCAAGCCAACCACTCATGCTCCTCTCTTCCATTCCAGGAGGAATCACTAAGTTTCGGGCCTACTTCTGTTTGTAGTCATCTCCTCCGGTATATGACTGGTAGAACATTTCAGCTAGACTACGGCAGTGGCTGCACCGGTAGCAACTGTGGAACTCTAAGTAGTAGCTTTGGGTTCTCCGCTAGATTCTTGTCCTTCGATATGATACAGTGCTCGGAGAACGGCCGGTTGCATCTCTACATCGAATTCTCCAATTCCAGTTATCTTTCATATGATGTCCCGATGGTGCCTAAGAAGTCCATGATGGGTGAAGGCTATTGGGACCATGTTAAGAATCGTCTCTGTCTCATAGCCTGTCACATTCTTGAAGGGAGTTCACAGGCGAGTCCCTCTGTTGGTGATTGCTCGATCGGACTGAGCTTATGGTTCCCAACTGTCCTGACGCTGAGAAGAAAGGACGTGGTCGGTCATATGTGGAGTAACAAGAAGAAGAGAGACCCTGGCTACTTCAGCATGGTCTCGTTCCACCGGTCGGGTGGGCGAATGGTCACGATTCCTGGGCTGAGATATAACTACACCCTAATAGATTCTGTCAGCGGGCCTTGCAAGGTGAGAAGTGGCAGCACACAGTCGAGCGAGGAAAGGTATCCAGATGGAAGATGTTCCCGCGACATGCGGTTCAGTATCGCGGTGGAGGATGCCGGCGGCCGAAGTGGATGGGGGGAAGCTAATGTCTTTTCTATGGGCGACGAGTTTTGTGATGATTATGACTTCGTTACGACGTCGGAGACGGCAAGCTTCGTGCCTGCAGCTGACTGGGTCGCGAAGAATCAAAGTGTTTGGAACGTAAGCTATGCCATAAGCTATTATATGTACTCTGCTTCCGCTGAGGGGGGCGAACAGTTTGGCATCGCTGCTGAGGGGATATACGATGCTGGAAGTGGAACACTCTGCATGAAGGGATGTCGATCTCCGAGTTTGCCCACCAAAAACCAAACAGCAATTGACTGTGAGATCTTAATCAATATCCAGTTTCCCCCTCTCCACTCGAAGATGGGAGATCGTATCAGTGGCACCATCAACACCACAAGGAGTAAGCAGGACCCTCTGCACTTTGACCCtataaagttgtattctcagcaaaTTTACGCAGCAGAAGTAACTGAAGCGATTTGGAGGATGGATGTCGAAATCGTCATGGTCATGATCTCTCTcacgttgtcgtgcatttgcattgGGTTGCAGACCTTCCACGCCAAGAAGCACCGTGACGCCCTGCCTTCCATGTCGATCACCATGCTCGGTGTTCTTATCCTTGGCTACGTGATTCCTCTGGTGCTGAACTTTGAAGCCTTGTTCGCGAACCGCAGTCGGTCTGGCTTTCTAAGTCTGCGGAGCGGTGGGTGGCTCGACGTTCATGAGGTCATCGTGAGGATCTTATCCGGCTTAGCACTGTTCCTCTCCTTCCACCTGCTTCAAATGGCGTGGTCCGCGAGGTCATCGGACGAGAACAAGGGGCACCGCGTCGCGGAGTGGACGACGCTCAAGCTGTGCTTGCCTCTCTACTTCGCCGGGGCGCTGCTCACTTGGCTCATCAGCTCAAGGCACCACCTGCAGAGGTCGGAATTCAGCAGGCAGCGATACGGTTCTCGCTGGGAGGATTTGGTCCCTTATGCTGGCTTAGTGCTCGACGGATTTCTGCTCCCTCAGATCGTTCTTAACGTCTGTCGGAACTCCAAAGATAAGATCCTGACGCCTTTCTTCTACGTCGGAATCACGATCACCCGAGCTTTGCCTCATCTGTACGACGCTTATCGCTCTCGCAGTTATAACCGTCGCATTGATTCATCGTACATCTACGCAAGTCCAGACGGAGATTTTTACTCGCTGGTGTGGGATGTCATCGTTCCTTGTGAAGGTTTGCTTTTTGCAGCGGCGATATACCTTCAGCAGCGGGTTGGTGGTTATTGTCTTCTTCCCCAAAGATTCAGAAAGCGTGTGGAGTACGAGGCAGTTTCAGTGGTTGCTCTTTAG
- the LOC135594785 gene encoding LOB domain-containing protein 12-like, which produces MGSHSPCASCKLLRRRCTPDCVFAPFFPSDEPHKFAMVHRVFGASNVSKMLQELPLHQRADAVSSLVYEANARMRDPVYGCVGAISYLQHQVSQLQMQLALAQAEMLCIQIQQAQLMDADGMQYLMQSDLSAMAQLTNYPSSSSNVPHEPLKRENPWT; this is translated from the exons ATGGGTAGCCACTCGCCTTGCGCTTCCTGCAAGCTTCTACGGAGGCGCTGCACGCCGGACTGCGTCTTCGCGCCCTTCTTCCCCTCCGATGAACCCCACAAGTTCGCAATGGTCCACAGGGTCTTTGGTGCAAGCAACGTTAGCAAAATGCTAcag GAGCTTCCTCTTCATCAAAGAGCGGATGCAGTGAGCAGCTTGGTCTACGAAGCAAACGCAAGGATGAGGGATCCAGTTTATGGTTGCGTCGGAGCCATCTCTTACCTCCAGCATCAAGTGTCTCAGCTCCAGATGCAGCTGGCCTTGGCTCAAGCTGAGATGCTTTGCATTCAGATCCAGCAGGCGCAGCTGATGGATGCTGATGGCATGCAGTATCTCATGCAGAGTGACCTCAGCGCCATGGCCCAGTTGACGAACTATCCATCCTCCTCAAGCAATGTACCCCATGAGCCTCTCAAGAGAGAGAATCCATGGACATAG
- the LOC135595670 gene encoding protein phosphatase 2C and cyclic nucleotide-binding/kinase domain-containing protein-like: MLQAEMPFGSWREGELETFAKIAKGHLTLPQSFSIEVVDLITKLLEVDEAARLGSQGPDSIRSHSWFEGFDWESIADGSFPVPAEVISRVDMHVENHAEDTALAISSPSKDLAVLDTPEWLEDW, encoded by the exons ATGCTTCAAGCTGAAATGCCATTTGGCTCATGGAGAGAAGGTGAACTAGAGACATTTGCAAAGATTGCCAAGGGACATCTTACCTTACCTCAGTCCTTCAGCATAGAAGTGGTTGACCTTATCACCAAG TTACTCGAAGTTGATGAAGCTGCACGACTGGGAAGCCAGGGTCCAGATTCGATAAGAAGTCATTCATGGTTTGAGGGCTTCGACTGGGAATCAATTGCTGATGGCAGTTTTCCTGTTCCAGCTGAAGTCATTTCTCGCGTAGATATGCATGTCGAAAATCATGCAGAAGATACTGCACTCGCCATCTCCTCTCCCTCTAAAGATCTAGCTGTTCTTGACACCCCAGAATGGCTCGAGGACTGGTAA
- the LOC135595661 gene encoding TOM1-like protein 9 — MAGALVERATSSMLIGPDWAMNVEICDILNRDPGQAKDVVRALKKRIGHKSPKVQLLALSLLETMIKNCGEIVHMHIAEKDMLHKMVKIVKKKQPDSHVKEKILTLIDTWQEAFGGPQARYPQYHAAYQELLRAGAVFPQRSERSAPVFTPQTRPLESYPLSVRSPDYQNEAPESSIASDFPALSLTEIQNASGLVDVLAEMLNAVDPGNREGLKEEVIVDLVSQCRTYKQRVVDLVNTTSDEELLSQGLALNDNLQKVLAKHDAIAAGIAVHVKKEKFLQALVDVDSSTSKEQDQRLSATSTSSTDQPPLQQLLLPAPPVSDGSAKSSTIIHANMDLLSGEDFNKPSKENLLALVPVGEPHTNSASDQNMLALADMFYPDNANSNSRGPANAFDVDSAFATQQTYATGTNPQLPQQTQQLARFNDGGSPSSGAPQFGQASHDTAVHLNQASTAWNGQLASAYNPQQQALSYGPNDQDGALPPPPWEAEAVQHESPGFQPQPHQTGQLIGMHSFPAQTSQHADMPPNPMAGGQLGGMHSQHILGAQPTGLQPQLMQSNQFVGMHPQMQNSHIPSTFPQHMLGGHVVGVGQQAMQGVQLTAYGYGQQPGAQFYDPARPAYPYSTPNELAQRMYGLSMQDNSTYASQSSSYQMPTSSSSYLQQPNKVPKPEDKLFGDLVNIAKTKQNKPTAG, encoded by the exons CTATTGGAAACAATGATAAAAAATTGTGGGGAAATAGTTCATATGCATATTGCTGAGAAAGATATGTTACACAAGATGGTCAAGATTGTAAAGAAGAAG CAACCTGATTCTCACGTTAAGGAAAAGATACTTACATTAATAGATACATGGCAAGAAGCTTTTGGTGGTCCACAGGCAAGATATCCTCAATACCATGCAGCATATCAGGAACTGTTG AGAGCTGGAGCTGTATTTCCTCAGAGATCTGAGAGGTCTGCACCTGTATTTACGCCACAAACACGGCCTCTGGAATCCTATCCTCTGTCAGTGCGAAGTCCTGATTATCAAAACGAAGCACCTGAATCTTCAATAGCATCTGATTTTCCTGCTTTGAG tCTCACAGAGATTCAGAATGCCAGTGGTCTCGTGGATGTTCTTGCAGAGATGTTGAATGCCGTAGACCCTGGAAACAGGGAG GGGCTCAAAGAGGAAGTAATTGTTGACCTTGTCAGTCAATGTCGTACTTATAAACAAAGAGTGGTGGATCTTGTTAACACAACCTC AGATGAGGAACTGCTTAGCCAAGGACTTGCTCTGAATGATAATTTGCAGAAAGTACTagcaaagcatgatgctattgctGCAGGAATTGCTGTTCATGTTAagaaagaaaaatttcttcaggcACTTGTAGATGTTGATTCTTCAACTAGCAAAGAGCAAGATCAGAG GTTGTCAGCTACAAGCACAAGCTCAACAGACCAGCCCCCTcttcagcaactattgctgcccgcaCCACCTGTATCTGATGGTTCAGCAAAGTCTTCAACAATAATTCATGCTAATATGGACCTTCTCAGTGGCGAGGATTTTAATAAACCTTCAAAGGAGAATTTATTAGCTCTTGTTCCTGTTGGTGAACCACATACCAATTCTGCCTCTGATCAGAACATGTTAGCACTTGCAGACATGTTTTATCCAGACAATGCTAACAGTAACAGCAGAGGTCCTGCAAATGCTTTTGATGTGGATTCTGCATTTGCAACACAACAAACATATGCCACTGGAACGAACCCTCAGCTGCCCCAGCAGACACAACAGCTTGCTCGTTTTAATGATGGAGGCAGCCCAAGCTCAGGGGCACCTCAATTTGGGCAGGCAAGCCATGACACTGCAGTGCATCTAAACCAGGCAAGCACTGCATGGAATGGTCAACTCGCTTCAGCATACAATCCACAGCAGCAGGCACTCAGTTATG GTCCAAATGATCAAGATGGAGCTCTTCCCCCACCGCCTTGGGAGGCGGAAGCTGTCCAGCACGAATCGCCTGGTTTTCAGCCTCAACCACATCAAACTGGGCAGCTTATTGGTATGCACTCCTTTCCAGCACAAACCAGCCAGCATGCAGACATGCCACCCAATCCTATGGCAGGTGGTCAGCTGGGAGGCATGCATTCACAACATATATTGGGTGCCCAGCCTACAGGGCTGCAACCTCAACTGATGCAGAGCAATCAGTTTGTAGGCATGCATCCTCAAATGCAGAACAGCCACATTCCATCTACATTTCCACAGCATATGCTTGGAGGGCATGTGGTAGGTGTGGGTCAACAGGCCATGCAGGGGGTTCAGCTGACAGCCTATGGATACGGGCAACAACCGGGTGCCCAATTCTACGATCCAGCGAGACCTGCATACCCTTATTCTACTCCAAATGAGCTTGCACAGAGAATGTATGGCCTTTCTATGCAAGACAATAGCACATATGCGAGTCAGTCCTCTTCCTATCAGATGCCTACCTCCTCCTCATCCTATCTGCAGCAACCGAACAAAGTGCCAAAGCCCGAGGATAAGCTGTTTGGCGATCTTGTTAACATCGCCAAAACAAAGCAAAATAAACCTACTGCTGGTTAA